TACCAATGAGTATCCTAATACTCCCATCATCTTGTTGGCTACTGGCACTGCAGTCATTGTGTGGGGCTTTCTGGGTTGTGTCAGTGCAGCAACTGAACACCGTTGCCTGCTGCGCACCTATGGGGGCTTTCAGCTGGCTGTGTTGGTGGCTGGcctagcagcaggactctcaagCTTATTTTACCGCAAGGATATTGCTGAAGGTTTCCAGAATGGGCTGCGAGAAGCCATACGTTCCTACACGGAGGATGAGGAAAAGGCAGAGGCCCTGGATTCTCTCCAACGTACCTTGGACTGCTGTGGAGTAGAGAGTTACCGTGATTGGTTTTCCTCTCCCTGGGCTATGGAGCAACAAGCACCCAATGGTTCAGTGCCCATGAGCTGTTGTCGGACCCGTAAAGGTTGCCTGCACAGTCCTCTTGCCTCAGATGCCCGGGGCATTTACCGCAATGGATGCTTCAGCAAGGTCTACCACTTTGTCAGTGACAACATGTTCTACATTGCCACTG
The Eublepharis macularius isolate TG4126 chromosome 9, MPM_Emac_v1.0, whole genome shotgun sequence genome window above contains:
- the LOC129335353 gene encoding tetraspanin-7-like, producing the protein MALLKLSLMAFSFVFWAAGLTMLTIGIWAKISLGTYLVLSTNEYPNTPIILLATGTAVIVWGFLGCVSAATEHRCLLRTYGGFQLAVLVAGLAAGLSSLFYRKDIAEGFQNGLREAIRSYTEDEEKAEALDSLQRTLDCCGVESYRDWFSSPWAMEQQAPNGSVPMSCCRTRKGCLHSPLASDARGIYRNGCFSKVYHFVSDNMFYIATAALGLALMQAVGIVLACLLAARISPRAEPLGGVTPR